A window of the Phalacrocorax aristotelis chromosome 9, bGulAri2.1, whole genome shotgun sequence genome harbors these coding sequences:
- the DTD2 gene encoding D-aminoacyl-tRNA deacylase 2, whose protein sequence is MAAAQPALARALLQQCVSARLQVKPPECGSEAEWVEIQRGLVIYICFFKGADEDLVPKIVNMLLNVKLSENESGEYVSILDLPGNVLIIPQATLGGKPKGRKMQYHANIEKGKGLELYSQFVTLCEKELAANAKCVEAGVLIKHGTYGNRQVLKLDTNGPYTHLIEF, encoded by the exons ATGGCGGCGGCGCAGCCGGCGCTGGCCCgggccctgctgcagcagtgcgTCTCTGCCCGGCTGCAGGTGAAGCCGCCCGAGTGCGGCTCCGAGGCCGAGTGGGTGGAG ATCCAGAGAGGGCTTGTTATCTACATATGCTTCTTCAAAGGTGCTGATGAGGACCTTGTTCCAAAAATCG tcaATATGCTGCTGAATGTTAAATTGAGTGAAAATGAAAGCGGTGAGTATGTTTCTATTCTAGATTTACCAGGCAATGTGCTCATCATACCACAAGCTACCTTAGGTGGTAAACCAAAGGGAAGAAAGATGCAGTACCATGCAAacattgaaaaaggaaaagggctGGAACTTTATTCTCAATTTGTGACTTTGTGTGAAAAAGAACTGGCTGCCAATGCCAAGTGTGTAGAAGCAGGTGTTCTCATCAAGCACGGCACATATGGAAACAGGCAGGTGTTAAAACTGGATACAAACGGACCTTACACTCACCTGattgaattttga